Proteins co-encoded in one Fusarium musae strain F31 chromosome 3, whole genome shotgun sequence genomic window:
- a CDS encoding hypothetical protein (EggNog:ENOG41~BUSCO:EOG09264HX6), whose protein sequence is MAEVAKTVARQLPGFKLGQKQVFLPNHVITFLRKDHLPPNEATFQVPLRFTKFDLRDYLWNLYNVEVTKVRSYVKQQPLTQRNSHSRSWYRPKPLKVMTVELAKPFQWPELPEDKTPWSNQLFQMREDMLEKRNKEHIAQQRFEIPLKSKQLPSKERQELANMAQKLLSGEEKWTNDVILDPKWEKLLNKEEAEVKKDANEA, encoded by the exons ATGGCAGAGGTAGCAAAGACTGTAGCTCGCCAATTGCCCGGCTTCAAGCTGGGCCAGAAGCAGGTTTTTCT GCCAAACCATGTAATCACCTTTCTTCGAAAAGATCACCTCCCACCAAACGAGGCCACTTTCCAGGTCCCTCTACGATTCACAAAGTTCGATCTCCGAGATTACCTCTGGAACCTTTACAATGTCGAGGTCACAAAGGTCCGATCATACGTTAAGCAGCAACCCCTAACCCAGCGCAACTCCCACTCGCGCTCGTGGTATCGCCCCAAACCCCTCAAGGTCATGACCGTCGAATTGGCAAAGCCCTTCCAATGGCCCGAACTTCCCGAGGACAAAACACCCTGGAGTAACCAATTGTTCCAGATGCGCGAGGATATGCTGGAGAAGCGAAATAAGGAGCATATTGCGCAACAGCGATTCGAAATTCCTCTCAAGAGCAAGCAGCTCCCGTCGAAGGAGAGACAAGAGTTGGCCAATATGGCACAAAAGCTGTTATCGGGAGAGGAGAAGTGGACCAACGATGTTATCTTGGATCCTAAATGGGAGAAGTTACTGAACAAGGAGGAAGCAGAGGTTAAGAAGGACGCAAATGAAGCTTAA
- a CDS encoding hypothetical protein (EggNog:ENOG41), whose protein sequence is MSSADAAQMEHASMADVARNRNIQSHVSSHTLSKSPKEPPVCPTDQEAVAPKAQMNSFEYVWKSGVAGGLAGCAGKTVVAPLDRVKILFQASNPRFAKYTGSWVGVASAMKDIHRYEGITGLYRGHSATLLRIFPYAGIKFLAYEQIRAIIIPDKHHETPMRRLLSGSLAGVTSVFFTYPLEVMRVRLAFETKRDGHSSLSSICRQIYNEQPVQKTTATRLPNAPVTVTAAAEATAATVGAIAPQTGLINFYRGFAPTVMGMLPYAGMSFLTHDTVGDILRSPRFAKHTTLPKKANHPEGKPAPLRSWAELTAGGIAGLISQTASYPLEVIRRRMQVGGAVGDGRRLRIGETAGMIFRERGIPGFFVGLTIGYVKVFPMAAVAFYTYERMKLVFGI, encoded by the exons ATGTCCTCTGCCGACGCTGCTCAGATGGAGCATGCCTCAATGGCCGATGTTGCGCGCAATAGAAATATTCAGAGCCATGTCTCTTCTCACACACTCAGCAAGTCGCCAAAAGAGCCTCCTGTGTGTCCTACGGACCAGGAGGCTGTAGCACCAAAGGCACAAATGAACAGCTTTGAATATGTGTGGAAATCTGGAGTTGCGGGTGGTTTAGCTGGCTGCGCT GGCAAAACTGTCGTTGCGCCATTGGATCGAGTAAAGATCCTCTTCCAGGCCAGCAATCCACGGTTCGCAAAATATACAGGATCATGGGTTGGTGTCGCAAGCGCCATGAAGGACATCCATAGATATGAAGGCATCACTGGACTCTACCGTGGACACTCAGCGACTTTACTACGAATCTTTCCTTACGCCGGTATCAAATTCCTCGCATACGAACAAATTCGAGCCATTATTATACCCGATAAACACCATGAGACACCAATGAGAAGACTCCTCAGTGGAAGTTTGGCTGGTGTCACCTCCGTCTTTTTCACATATCCTTTAGAAGTTATGAGAGTACGACTTGCCTTCGAGACTAAACGTGACGGCCACTCTTCTTTGTCATCAATATGTCGTCAGATTTACAACGAGCAACCCGTTCAGAAAACAACCGCGACTCGACTACCTAATGCGCCTGTAACAGTAACTGCTGCAGCGGAAGCGACAGCAGCGACAGTTGGCGCCATTGCTCCTCAAACAGGACTTATCAACTTTTACCGAGGTTTCGCTCCCACCGTTATGGGCATGCTTCCATATGCGGGCATGTCTTTCTTAACTCACGATACTGTTGGTGATATCCTCCGATCGCCTCGTTTTGCGAAGCACACGACATTACCGAAAAAGGCAAACCACCCTGAAGGAAAGCCAGCCCCCTTACGATCATGGGCCGAGCTCACTGCTGGTGGAATCGCCGGTTTGATCTCTCAAACGGCGTCATATCCTCTTGAAGTCATTCGACGACGAATGCAAGTTGGCGGTGCTGTTGGTGACGGCCGTCGATTGAGGATAGGAGAGACCGCTGGTATGATCTTCCGAGAGAGGGGTATTCCTGGTTTCTTTGTTGGCCTCACCATTGGATACGTCAAGGTGTTCCCAATGGCGGCGGTCGCATTCTACACGTATGAGCGCATGAAGCTTGTCTTTGGCATATAG
- a CDS encoding hypothetical protein (BUSCO:EOG09263CAH) has translation MAQNQHCRFYEEKYPEIDSFVMVNVKQIAEMGAYVKLLEYDNIDGMILLSELSRRRIRSIQKLIRVGRNEVVVVLRVDKEKGYIDLSKRRVSPEDIVKCEERYNKSKMVHSIMVHLAEKTKLDIESLYEAIAWPLNKRYGHAIDAFKLSITNPEVWNDITFPNEVAKEELKSYIGKRLTPQPTKIRADIEVTCFGYEGIDAVKTALRTAEAHSTDDTQVKVKLVSPPLYVLTCSTLDKNVGITCLGEAIVDVRKSIEGAGGNLTVKMEPKAVTESDDAELQALMEKRERENAEVSGDESMSDSDENIPETI, from the exons ATGGCTCAAAATCAACATTGCCGTTTTTACGAGGAGAAGTACCCGGAGATCGACAGCTTCGTCATGGTCAATGTCAAGCAG ATCGCCGAAATGGGTGCCTACGTTAAGCTTCTAGAGTACGACAACATTGACGGCATGATCCTGCTTTCTGAGCTTTCGCGAAGACGTATTCGAAGTATTCAGAAGCTCATTCGAGTCGGTCGCAACGAAGTCGTCGTGGTGCTCCGTgtcgacaaggagaagg GTTACATCGATCTCTCGAAGCGACGAGTCTCCCCCGAGGATATTGTCAAGTGCGAAGAGCGATACAACAAGAGCAAGATGGTCCACTCTATCATGGTGCATCTCGCCGAGAAGACCAAGCTCGATATCGAGAGCCTCTATGAGGCCATTGCTTGGCCCCTAAACAAGCGATACGGGCATGCTATCGACGCTTTCAAGCTTTCCATCAC AAACCCCGAGGTCTGGAACGATATTACCTTCCCCAACGAGGTGGCCAAGGAGGAGCTCAAGTCATACATCGGAAAGCGTCTTACTCCTCAGCCCACCAAGATCCGAGCCGATATTGAGGTCACTTGCTTCGGGTACGAGGGAATCGACGCCGTCAAGACTGCTCTCCGCACAGCCGAGGCCCACAGCACCGATGACACCCaagtcaaggtcaagctcgTCTCTCCGCCTCTCTACGTCCTCACATGCTCGACCTTGGACAAAAACGTCGGTATTACTTGCTTGGGAGAGGCCATCGTCGATGTCCGAAAGAGCATCGAGGGTGCCGGTGGTAACTTGACAGTCAAGATGGAGCCCAAGGCCGTTACTGAGAGCGATGACGCTGAGCTGCAAGCATTGATGGAGAAGCGCGAGCGTGAGAACGCCGAGGTCAGCGGTGACGAGAGCATGAGCGACAGCGACGAAAACATCCCTGAGACCATCTAG
- a CDS encoding hypothetical protein (EggNog:ENOG41), translating to MSSPTSYNDEDVQLSFLTIDEEDEKGVACSNSMEELMKLEKERYPGASTWAPAEERLFEILYMRQDLPMLPSTWDVDLRGVPISDIVFQTSDEFPPIIYAHSNNFRATTALIRLMDLTATTRTTIQSGHRIKVPQLIKQQLDKYLSWAAQDGDYLHLRIVPNILTEIVDTKMLEDEITEHIQKRMRALAKLQREFLREDRNPQFWDVIKPSVFASPKIKLEPDDGPTSLGGWLTPTQSRLGSHLQSGNVVPTTETHEVAVKIEPGFKSPGISAGVLPKTTMLSRESYHSDSPSPSLPEEPQTPPRHTYRRHPPVVYGLFIINTWVLVLTVDSSKGSNAHVSFQVQVDFKDEHQGIWNALTIAIAVCLARDELRTRATDFEELPCVEDSDPDA from the exons ATGTCGAGTCCCACGAGCTAtaatgatgaagatgtccaACTCAGTTTCCTGACcatcgacgaagaagatgaaaaaGGGGTCGCTTGTTCTAATAGCATGGAAgagctgatgaagctggaAAAGGAGCGATATCCCGGTGCCAGTACCTGGGCCCCTGCTGAAGAACGACTCTTTGAGATATTGTATATGCGACAGGATCTGCCCATGCTTCCATCAACGTGGGATGTCGATCTTAGAGGAGTGCCCATCTCAGACATTGTATTCCAAACTTCGGATGAGTTTCCTCCTATCATCTATGCTCACTCAAATAACTTTCGAG CAACAACCGCCCTTATCCGTCTCATGGACCTCACAGCAACGACCAGGACAACCATTCAGAGTGGCCATCGGATAAAGGTACCGCAGCTCATCAAACAACAGCTCGACAAGTATCTGAGCTGGGCAGCACAGGACGGCGACTACCTGCATCTACGCATTGTTCCGAACATCCTAACGGAAATTGTAGACACAAAAATGCTGGAAGATGAGATCACCGAGCACATCCAGAAACGTATGAGAGCTCTCGCAAAGCTTCAGCGAGAGTTCCTCCGAGAGGATAGAAACCCTCAGTTCTGGGATGTTATCAAGCCCAGTGTATTTGCATCTCCGAAAATCAAACTTGAGCCGGACGATGGGCCGACATCGCTTGGGGGGTGGCTGACGCCTACTCAGAGCCGACTTGGCTCACATCTTCAAAGTGGAAACGTAGTTCCAACCACCGAAACCCATGAAGTCGCTGTCAAGATCGAACCTGGATTTAAGAGCCCCGGTATCTCGGCAGGAGTACTCCCTAAGACAACAATGCTTTCGAGGGAGTCATACCATTCAGATTCCCCATCGCCCTCTCTACCCGAAGAGCCCCAGACCCCTCCTCGACACACCTACCGTCGCCACCCTCCTGTGGTATACGGTCTCTTCATTATCAACACCTGGGTTCTCGTTCTCACAGTCGATTCCTCCAAAGGATCCAACGCCCATGTCAGTTTCCAGGTCCAAGTCGATTTCAAAGATGAACACCAGGGGATCTGGAATGCCCTCACCATCGCTATTGCGGTGTGCCTTGCTCGTGATGAGCTACGTACTCGTGCGACCGACTTCGAGGAGCTACCTTGCGTGGAAGATAGTGATCCGGATGCTTGA
- a CDS encoding hypothetical protein (BUSCO:EOG09263UWJ): MASAADLDGLVLLRQSISSNAPFIPTASADASATEVPLSQATYLRFPDRDVAVPIDNPTRFVSQDKPVDLRSIYFAWLNREVAIPEYNASATKLNEELAAAGGSGKVQNLGFIERLDLITWLEGASEESEYIKPLPSDKDAAAAGATAAAKTGAVTSTAQSRSGRGTMDPRLAGIYNSERKMGDRNTVLRGIKPTDFSHVRKLAAPFIQKKYQSSSSIPTNPSLALNQKPPTRRPDPIILLSPSASSLLRLSNARSFLEDGKFVPTDGGGAMSNMLHVQRIIPSIDPNRPMRFILVEGPEAFKPEYWNRIVAVLTTGQTWQFKNYKWSDPNELFKHTLGIYVGWRGESAPDNIRNWGHRVLSTGIDRWRGEGHDASRFRDKEIVEQIWRAIEENMRYRGWKKDRAPSSI, encoded by the exons atggcgtcCGCCGCCGACCTCGACGGACTCGTCCTCCTTCGCCaatccatctcctccaacgcGCCCTTCATCCCCACAGCATCAGCTGATGCTTCTGCAACCGAAGTTCCCCTATCCCAGGCGACGTACTTGCGATTCCCCGATCGGGATGTCGCTGTTCCCATCGACAACCCGACGCGCTTTGTGTCGCAAGACAAGCCCGTCGACCTGCGCAGTATCTACTTTGCTTGGCTGAATCGCGAAGTCGCTATCCCTGAGTATAATGCTTCTGCGACAAAGCTTAACGAAGAACTGGCAGCTGCTGGTGGCTCGGGGAAGGTTCAAAATTTGGGTTTCATCGAGCGTTTGGATCTGATTACCTGGCTCGAGGGTGCTAGCGAGGAGAGCGAGTACATCAAGCCTTTGCCCAGTGACAAAGATGCGGCGGCTGCTGGCGCGACCGCAGCTGCGAAGACGGGTGCAGTGACTTCAACTGCTCAGTCGCGATCTGGTCGTGGTACTATGGACCCGAGACTGGCTGGTATCTACAACAGCGAACGAAAGATGGGCGATCGCAACACCGTTTTAAGGGGCATCAAACCTACG GACTTCTCCCATGTTCGCAAACTTGCTGCGCCTTTTATCCAGAAGAAATACCAGTCTAGCTCCAGCATTCCCACTAACCCATCACTCGCCCTTAACCAAAAACCCCCTACAAGACGACCAGACCCTATTATTCTTCTATCcccctctgcttcttctttgcttcgCCTATCAAATGCTCGATCGTTCCTCGAGGACGGCAAGTTTGTGCCTACTGATGGAGGTGGTGCGATGAGCAACATGCTTCATGTGCAGCGCATCATCCCCTCCATTGACCCAAACCGCCCAATGCGTTTCATTCTTGTAGAGGGTCCTGAAGCGTTCAAGCCCGAATACTGGAACAGAATCGTGGCAGTCCTCACCACTGGCCAGACTTGGCAGTTCAAGAACTACAAGTGGAGTGACCCCAACGAGCTCTTCAAGCACACGCTGGGCATCTATGTCGGTTGGCGAGGAGAGTCAGCTCCGGATAATATCCGCAACTGGGGTCACCGCGTCCTGTCCACTGGCATTGACCGATGGCGAGGAGAGGGCCACGACGCTTCACGATTCCGTGATAAGGAGATCGTGGAGCAGATCTGGAGGGCCATTGAAGAGAACATGCGATACAGGGGTTGGAAAAAGGACAGGGCCCCCTCATCGATATAG
- a CDS encoding hypothetical protein (EggNog:ENOG41) — protein sequence MEANSHRNSSVLFESPDKSLIVLDIPTSLEESQALPSQVTRRRIVSAEPRASPFPTPEPRHGGGDHSAFATASPGAQLAELMTTETVSSALQDLASTYSYSGPFHRDRFVQPQQPPSVSALPPLIPDKAEFLDGSIEALRDTFHMSAPKFDLVVLDPPWPNRSARRKTDNYATVSNLKEMRDLLLHIPLASHLAPDGLVAVWVTNKHSIHDFLTSPTGVFAAWGLEFVTEWTWLKVAASGEPLYDIESTWRKPWEKLIIAKRIGSKKPDALGSKVIVAVPDVHSRKPNLRGLFQDVIGKECLGLEIFARNLTAGWWTWGNEVLRFQQPEHWHDME from the coding sequence ATGGAGGCCAACAGCCACAGAAACTCGTCTGTTCTCTTTGAGAGCCCAGACAAGAGCCTCATTGTTCTAGACATCCCCACGTCTCTAGAAGAGAGCCAGGCTCTCCCGTCTCAGGTCACCCGCCGCCGCATCGTCTCCGCAGAGCCCCGCGCGAGTCCGTTTCCGACCCCGGAGCCCCGGCATGGAGGAGGCGATCACTCGGCATTTGCGACAGCGTCTCCTGGCGCGCAGTTGGCTGAGCTCATGACCACTGAAACGGTCAGCAGCGCTTTACAGGACCTTGCCAGCACATACTCATATTCTGGACCTTTCCATCGGGACCGGTTTGTTCAGCCACAACAACCACCGTCAGTATCCGCTCTGCCGCCTTTGATACCAGACAAAGCCGAATTTCTTGATGGCTCTATAGAGGCTTTGCGTGATACTTTTCACATGTCAGCTCCCAAGTTTGATCTTGTTGTGTTAGATCCTCCGTGGCCAAACCGATCTGCCAGGAGAAAGACAGACAATTATGCTACTGTATCAAATCTCAAGGAGATGCGCGACCTTTTGCTACACATTCCTCTAGCTTCTCATCTTGCACCAGATGGACTAGTTGCCGTCTGGGTCACTAATAAACACAGTATTCACGACTTTTTGACTTCCCCAACAGGGGTGTTCGCTGCTTGGGGTCTCGAGTTTGTGACTGAATGGACGTGGCTCAAGGTTGCTGCGTCGGGTGAACCGCTCTACGACATTGAGTCAACATGGAGGAAGCCATGGGAGAAGCTCATTATAGCGAAGCGTATCGGGAGCAAGAAGCCAGATGCTCTCGGGTCAAAAGTCATCGTGGCAGTCCCTGATGTCCACTCACGGAAGCCCAATCTGCGAGGCCTCTTTCAAGATGTCATCGGCAAAGAATGTCTTGGCCTCGAGATCTTTGCTCGTAACTTGACTGCTGGTTGGTGGACCTGGGGGAATGAAGTCTTGCGCTTTCAACAGCCCGAACATTGGCACGACATGGAATAA